In Helianthus annuus cultivar XRQ/B chromosome 3, HanXRQr2.0-SUNRISE, whole genome shotgun sequence, a single window of DNA contains:
- the LOC110928597 gene encoding uncharacterized protein LOC110928597 gives MAENMLSSDGSLQSGDVFSSITQITSIADTVKGTIQAQSQSVQSTARKEPIQSQSNSSVQSTARRLKRNDKGREILTPKVCFTIPEEEEVEMRNVKARILRLIDRKTANCGSQKKKDKLAAAKAMFIEAIEEPDDDDI, from the exons ATGGCGGAGAATATGCTTTCGTCGGATGGGTCATTGCAGAGTGGGGATGTGTTTTCGTCAATTACTCAG ATTACAAGTATCGCGGATACGGTAAAAGGGACAATTCAAGCACAATCTCAATCAGTTCAATCAACTGCAAGAAAAGAACCAATTCAATCTCAATCCAACTCTTCAGTTCAATCAACTGCAAGAAGATTGAAGAGGAATGACAAGGGAAGAGAGATACTCACACCAAAAGTTTGTTTTACTATCCCGGAGGAAGAGGAAGTGGAGATGCGAAACGTCAAAGCACGAATTCTAAGGTTGATTGATCGAAAAACGGCAAACTGTGGCAGCCAGAAAAAGAAGGATAAGCTGGCAGCTGCAAAAGCAATGTTCATAGAGGCTATTGAAGAGccagatgatgatgatatttaa